CCGCCTATGGCGACAACCTCTGGCCCGAGGCCGAGGTGCCCGACTTCAAGGCCCATACGCTGGCCCTCTACCGGGCGCTGGAGGACTGCGCCGGCACCCTGCTGGAGGCCCTGGCCCTCTATCTGGGCCTGCCCGAACGCAGCCTGGCGGACATGATCGTGGACGGCAACTCCATCCTGCGGATCATCCACTACCCGGCCCTGCGGGACCGCTACCTCGAAGGCGGCGTGCGCAGCTCCGCCCACGAGGACATCAACCTCATCACCCTCCTCCCCGCGGCCACGGACTCGGGCCTGCAGCTGCGGGACCGCAGCGGCGCGTGGCACGCCGTGGACGGCCTGGCGGGCGAGATCGTGGCCGATGCCGGCGACATGCTGAGCCGCCACGTGAACCTGAAGATCCCCAGCACCACGCACCGGGTGGTGAACCCCGCCAGCCCCGAGGCCGTGCGCTATTCCATGCCCTTCTTCTGCCACCCCCGCCCCGAGGTGGTGCTGGACTGCCCCGAGGCGCTGCTGGGAGCCGGCGAGACCCGGCGCTTCGAGCCCATCACCGCCCACGCCTTTCTGATGCAGCGCCTGCGGGAGATCGGCCTGATCTGAACGGACGCTAGTCCTTGTCCTGCACGCCCAGCCCCGCGCCCTGGAGGTGCCGCGGCAGGGGCGCCGCGCCCTGGGCGCTGAACGGCGCGCCGGCGGGAGCCGCGGCCTTGGGCGCCGCGGGCCGCACGCCCGGCTGGGACTGGATGGTCTGCATCTGCTCGGCGGTGGCGAACTGCTCCAGGCGGGCCAGCTGCTCGGGGGAGGGGAAGCCCTCGTAGCGCACCCGTCGGGGCCCCCAGATGGCCACCCCCTCGCCACGGATCTCGTGCATGCGCGGCAGCGACTGCCGCCAGAAGATGCCCAGCGGCGCGCCATCCTGGCCGGCAAAGCCGATGAGGTCGGTCTCGGGGAGCAGCACCGGCGCCCCGGCGGCCCAGGTGGCCATGGTGAGCGGCTTGCCCTGGCCCGTCTTCAGCATGAGCACCGGAGCCGGGCGCCCCAGGGCGGGATCCAGGTCCTTCTCCTGGGTCCGCAGGGCTTCCAGCAGGTCCAGGTGCTTGAGTTCCTTCTGCGGCGCGGACATGGGATGGGGATCCTGGAGCCGGGCGGTCACCAGCTTGTCGCCGATGCGCTCCAGCACGGCCAGCTGGAGGACGGTCCCCCCGGCCTGGCCCGTGGCCTGGATGACGCGGCCCACCTCGTCCATGAGCTTGGGCAGCAGGATTTGGGGCGCCGCCAGGAGGGTGCCAGCGGTGGGGATGGCGATGAAGGGGTGCTGATCCTTGAAGAGCCCGTGCCAGATCTCCGGCAGCAGCAGGCGGGCCGCATCGGCCCCGTCGCGCCAGGGGCCGCGGTAGATGCCCGAGGGCAGCCGCAGGAAGGCACCTTCGCTGCGCCGGCGGAGGTGGTCCAGGGCCAGGTCCAGCACATCGTCGACGGGCTGGTCCCAGAGCCGCAGCCAGGCGGCGGGCATCACCACGTCACCCACGCGGATGCGCTGGCTCAGGCCGTCGATGAAGCCGCGGCTCCAGCGGCCCTCGCGCTCGGCCTGCCAGGTGGGCACGAGCTCCGGCAGCAGGTGGTCCTGGGCGTCGATCCAGGGTTCCGGCAGGGGCAGGCCCTGGCGGTGGACCTCCTGCACGGCGTCCGCCCAGGCTTCGCGCTCCTCGGCCTTCCGGTGGGCCTCGAAGGCCGGCACCAGGGCCTCCAGCCCCGGCATCGGCGGCACGCCCCGGGCCTCCAGCAGGGCCTCGAGCCCCGGGAGGGGCGCCTCGTCGGCGCGGGAACGGAATCGGTCGAAAAAGCCCATTTTCTGCGGTCCAATCAAACAGTCCATTCTGACGCAGGAAACGAATTTATGCTTGGGGAATGGAGCCTCGCGACACTCTGGGCCGCCCCCTCAAGGCGCTGCGCATTTCGGTCACCGACCGATGCAACTTCCGCTGCACCTACTGCATGCCCAAGGAGGTCTTCGGGCCGGACTACGCCTTCCTCCCCCGGGAGGCCCTGCTCAGCTTCGAGGAGATCACGCGGCTGGTGCGGGTCTTCACCGGCCTGGGCGTCACCAAGGTCCGCCTCACCGGCGGTGAGCCCCTCATGCGCCGGGAGCTGCCTGCCCTGGTGCGGATGCTCGCCGGGGTGCCCGGCCTCGAGGACCTGGCCCTCACCACCAACGGCGCCCTCCTGCCCGAGCTGGCCCCCGCACTGAAGGCCGCGGGCCTCCGGCGGCTCACCATGAGCCTCGACACCCTCCGCCCCGAGCGCTTCCGCGCCATCAGCGACACGGACCTGCCCCTGGAGCGCGTGCTGGCGGGGCTGGAGGCCGCCCGGGCCGCCGGCTTCGGCCCCGTCAAGCTCAACTGCGTCCTCAAGCGCGGCGTCAACGACGACGAGATCCTCGAGCTGGCGGCCTTCGCCCGGGAGGGTGGCCACACCCTGCGCTTCATCGAGTTCATGGACGTGGGCACCACCAACGGCTGGCAGATGGAGGCGGTGGTCCCCGCCGCCCAGGTGCGCCGGATCCTCGAATCCCGCTGGCCCATCGAGCCCCTGGAGACCGGGGAGGACGCGGTGGCCCGGACCTGGCGCTACCGGGACGGCCAGGGTGAGATCGGCCTCATCGCCTCCGTCACGGCCCCCTTCTGCCGGGGTTGCGACCGGGCCCGCCTGTCCGCCGAGGGCCGCCTCTACACCTGCCTCTTCGCAGGCCAGAGCCTGGACCTGAAGACCTTCCTCCGCAGCGGCCACGGCGATGCCGACCTGGCCGCGCTCCTCGCCTTCCACTGGAAGCGCCGGGGCGACCACTATTCCGAGATCCGGCACGGCGCCACGCCCAACCTGCCCAAGGTGGAGATGTCCCGCATCGGGGGGTAGGATTCCCTCATGCCCACCCGACAGCTCCTCGCCACCCTGCTCCTGACCGCCCTCCTCGGCGCCGCCCCGCCCGCGGCCGTCGTCCACGGCGGCGCCGGCAGCCCTAGATCCCGCATGGACGGGACGGACCCGGCGGCGGTGAAGGCCCTGGCCACCCTGAAGGCCGGCGGTTCTGCCCTGGAGGCCGCCCTGGCCGGCGTGGTGGTGCTGGAGAATGAT
This DNA window, taken from Geothrix edaphica, encodes the following:
- the moaA gene encoding GTP 3',8-cyclase MoaA produces the protein MEPRDTLGRPLKALRISVTDRCNFRCTYCMPKEVFGPDYAFLPREALLSFEEITRLVRVFTGLGVTKVRLTGGEPLMRRELPALVRMLAGVPGLEDLALTTNGALLPELAPALKAAGLRRLTMSLDTLRPERFRAISDTDLPLERVLAGLEAARAAGFGPVKLNCVLKRGVNDDEILELAAFAREGGHTLRFIEFMDVGTTNGWQMEAVVPAAQVRRILESRWPIEPLETGEDAVARTWRYRDGQGEIGLIASVTAPFCRGCDRARLSAEGRLYTCLFAGQSLDLKTFLRSGHGDADLAALLAFHWKRRGDHYSEIRHGATPNLPKVEMSRIGG
- a CDS encoding isopenicillin N synthase family dioxygenase, whose translation is MPSPSFQVETVHLSQFRQGSPKERAEFIRVLGDSFRHTGFVKVAGHAVRQADVDGAYASARAFFALPEAVKRRYLVPGSGGARGFTPFGSEHAKDNPVGDLKEFWHVGQELPAGHPLKPAYGDNLWPEAEVPDFKAHTLALYRALEDCAGTLLEALALYLGLPERSLADMIVDGNSILRIIHYPALRDRYLEGGVRSSAHEDINLITLLPAATDSGLQLRDRSGAWHAVDGLAGEIVADAGDMLSRHVNLKIPSTTHRVVNPASPEAVRYSMPFFCHPRPEVVLDCPEALLGAGETRRFEPITAHAFLMQRLREIGLI